GGTGAAAATGCGGCTGATCGCGCCGCAACGCGGGCTGTTCGGCCGCAAGGTACCCGGCGTTGCCACCGGGTTCGCTGCAAACGCACTTGCCGGAGTGGCCGAAGCAGGGTTGAATGCCATCGACGAACGCGCACTCTGGTCCCGCTACGGGCTCTGAGAACGAGGCCCGGCGGAGTTCCGGGTCAAAACACGATAGGGAGGATCGCTCCATGCCGCAGCTTCTGTTGCTCGCCGCCGTGGGCGCGATTGGATGGTTTGGGTACAAGCGCTTTCTGGCCGAGGCCGAGCGCGTCAGCGCCCGTGTGCGAGAGGCTGAGAAAGAGACCAAATCCGGCGCCCAGGGCACCTTGATCGAAGATCCGGAAACCGGCGAGTATCGGCTGAGAAAGCCGGACGAGTGATCACGCCCTGAGGAAATCCAGTCTTGGATCCGTACGCCCCGGGGTGATTTCGACAATCTGGGCCGTTACCACATTGCTAGCGACAAAGGGGTCTTCATCCACGCGCATTTCGAGCTCGGCGCGTGCGATGTTGTGAGCCAGCACTGTACCGCCCTGTTTCGGCTCGATGCTGCCGGTGAGCAGGAACACACCATCCTCAAAGCCTTTGGCAATCCATGCGTTGTGCGCCTGCATATGTTCGGCGGCCGCTGCCTTGTTGTCGGAAAAACGAAGCATGATGAGAAACACCGGATTCTCCTGTTCCTGGCCACAATCAATTTGGGCGGTGAGTTGAAAGCTGGTTGTCCAGCCATTGATACATCGCTTCAACCTCCCGGCGGACGAAGTCACCGTCCTGAAAGGTGTTGGCGAGAGAGGCAACGCCTTGGCTACGCATGAGCAGATGCATGGCGAGATCGGAGGCCTGGCCGCTGTGTCCGAGTTCTACAAACTGCTCTTCCAGCCACTCGGCGAACAAGGTGAATAGCCCTGCGGCCTCCGGTTTAAGGGCATGATCGAGCTTGGCCAGTTCGGAGCAAAGCGTCCCTACCGGGCATCCGAAGGCCATGATCTTGGTCTGGTTGGCAATCAGGATGTTGATGAAGCTCTTGATCCGGTTCGCGGGATTGTCTTCCTGCTGCTCCCAATGGCGCAACATCGCCTTGCGCTCATCAAGCCTGTGTTCAATCACCGCGGCCAGAACGTCGTCTTTGGTCTTGAAGTGGTAATAGAAGTTGCCCCGCGAAATCTCGACGACCCGGGCAATGTCGGCAAAGGACGCCTTCTCAAACCCCTGTTCGTAAAACAGTTGGTCGGCTGCGATCACGATCTTCCGGCGCGTTTCATCGGCTTTCATGGAGAATTTTCCATATTAGGTCGTTTGTCCCAATTTATTAGGACACTTGCCCTAAGCAGTCAAGAGCCTGGCTGCAGACTTGACCGGTCAATCCCTTCATGGCACCTGTCGCCGCACATTCAGGGCCGCACCGAGAACGGCCCGCGACCCCATGATGCGCCATCCGGACCCAAGCCATGACCGAAACCCTTCCAGATCACATGAAGCCGACCCGTTCATTCCAGGGCCTCATTCTGGCGCTGCATCGCTACTGGGCCGATTACGGCTGCGTCGTGCTTCAGCCCTATGACATGGAAGTCGGCGCCGGCACGTTTCACCCGGCAACAACACTCCGCGCGCTTGGGCCAAAGCCCTGGAATGCGGCCTATGTGCAGCCCTCGCGCCGCCCCAAGGACGGCCGCTATGGCGAGAACCCCAACCGGTTGCAGCACTATTACCAGTATCAGGTGATCCTCAAGCCCAATCCGTCAAACCTCCAGGAACTCTATCTCGGCTCGCTCGCCGCCATCGGCATTGATCCGCTGCTGCACGACATCCGCTTTGTCGAGGATGACTGGGAAAGTCCGACATTGGGTGCCTGGGGGCTTGGCTGGGAGTGCTGGTGCGACGGGATGGAAGTCAGCCAGTTCACCTATTTTCAGCAGGTCTGCGGCATCGAGTGCGCACCTGTTGCCGGTGAACTGACCTATGGTCTCGAGCGCCTGGCGATGTATGTCCAGGGCGTCGACAATGTCTATGACCTCAACTTCAATGGCCGCGAAGGCGCAGAGAAGGTGACCTATGGCGATGTCTTCCTGCAGGCCGAGCAGGAATATTCGCGGTACAATTTCGAGATCGCCGACACCGCGGTGCTGCTCAAGCACTTCGAGGATGCGGAAAAGGAATGCGAAGCCATTCTGAAGAGCGGCGCACCATCCGAGCCGGGTTCGCTTCACAAATGCGTGCTGCCGGCTTACGACCAGTGCATCAAGGCAAGCCATGTCTTCAACCTGCTTGATGCCCGCGGCGTGATCTCGGTCACCGAGCGTCAGGGCTATATCCTGCGCGTGCGCAACCTGTCGCGTCAGTGTGGCGAAGCCTTCCTGCTGACCGACGCTGGCGGCCACGGCTTCCTGCAGGCTGCCGAATAGGCGATAGCCGCCTCTCCGGGTCTGCTTGATCGGGGCGGCGCTGTCAGCTGGCGAGTGCGGATGCGCCCTTTGCCTTCTGTTCCATTGTCGAGCCGCCGGTGTGATGCAGCCGCTTGTCTTCGTACATCGCCATATCGGCGCGCTTGACCAGCTCTTCCATCTTCTCGCCGTCATGACTCGTCGCCATGCCGATCGCCACGCTGATCGGAGTGTTTGAATAGAACTGGTTATTGATGTGCAGCAATTCACTGATGGTTTCGACCATTGACGCGGCCGCTTTCCGGTCGGCTCCGGGCATCAGGATGGCGAATTCATCGCCGCCGATCCGTGCCGCATGGTTGGGCAACGAGACCACGCCGTTGAGAACCTCGCCAAACCGGCGCAACAGCGCGTCGCCGGCATCATGGCCGAGCTGGTCGTTGGCTTCCTTGAGGCCGTTCAGATCCATCAGGATCGCGGAGACCGGCCGCGATGACTTCCGCTCGAGCCTGTTGAGTTCATCGGTGAAGAAGGCGCGATTGTGCAGCTTGGTCAGCACGTCGTGCTTGCCGAGATACTCGAGATAGGCCTCGGCCTTCTTGCGCGCGGTGATATCGGTAAGAGCCACCTGGACCTGGGACCAATCGTCTTCGTGCCCCGGCAACACCGCGAAATGCAGCAGAATATGCCGTGTCGACCCGTCGAGCGCATAATTGACCACTTCGCGATGATGGTAGAGCTTGCCTTCCCAAAGATCCATCAACTGTTCCCGGAACGGCTTTTCCATCTCGTCGCGGAAGATTTCCGACTGACGCAGCAGCAGGGTCTGAACGTCGGGAGCGCCGAACAGGTCAAGTGTCGCCTGGTTGACGTTTATGACCCGGATCTCGCTCATGCACTGGCGGACAAACTCCGGATGGACGTCCATGAAAACGCGGAAATCGACAATGCCGCGATCACGCACCATTTCGATCAGGTCCTTGATCTGGCTGAAATCCTCAACCCACAGCGATACCGGCGAATACTCGAACAGCCCCTCGGCATGCCGGCGGCTCTGGTTCTCGTTGCGCCGCGCGTCTTCGCGCGCTGTCACATCCTCGGTTGTCAGCAGGATCTGTCCAAGCGTTTCTTCATGGCCCGGCATCACCGAGCCTTTGAGCTGGATGTCCATGCGTCGCCCTGACAGCGAATAATTGACCGCGTTGCTGCTGAACTCCGTCTTGCCTTCCCACAGCGCTGCCAGTTCATTGATGTGGCTTTCAAACATGTCTTCGGAAAATACGACCGAGATGTTTTCCACCAGATGCGCGAGATCCCTGGCTTCAAAAAGCTCCAGCGTCTTGCTGTTGACATCAAGCACCTTGATTTCGCGCGAGCAGGATTCGACGCGCGTCAGATCCTCTTTGAGAAATGCCCGAATATCTTCGACCCCCTCAGCGCGCCACTTGTCGAACTGCTTCTTCACCCCGGAAAAATCCTCGATCCACATGGCGACGGGCGCGAGCTCGAAAATGGTGGCGTCGAAGGTTTTCATCTCGCAATGATCCTGTGTCTTCAGAATTTGAATGGCGAAAAAGCGACCGCAGCAACGGTTGGTAAGGTGCCCTCGACTATGAAGGCTTAATGATAAATCAAAGCTTTACAGCTTTGGGAAGAATTAACACCTCCGTGCTGGTCGCGCCGAGGAGCCGCGGGGATCTCGGACTGTTTTGAGTCGGGTAATCATGCGGCCCGTCCCCGTCTCGGCCATGGATTTTTGCAGTGAGTGTGCGTAAGTTCATTGAACCGTCAGGTCGGGCCTGCGGGTCCGAATGAAAAATGCCTACAAGCCAGGAGTGGAAGTATGGGGACTTGGATCATCTTGGCGGTGCTGGCCGGCATCGTGCTTTACGGGATTTCGCTTTACAACACGCTGGTCAAGAACCGGCAGATGGCCGGTGAGGGCTGGAGCGGGATCGATGTTCAGCTCAAGCGCCGCGCCGATCTCATTCCCAACCTGCTCGAAGCCGTCAAGGGCTACATGTCGCACGAGAAGGAACTGCTTGAGGAGGTCACCCGGCTGCGCGGCCAGGCGGTTGCCGGCAGCAGCGGTTCACCCGAACAGCGTGCAACGCTTGAAGGCGCGCTCAGCGGCGCGCTCGGAAGGCTGATGGCGGTGGCGGAAAGCTATCCCGATCTCAAAGCCAACGAGAATTTCAAGGAGTTCCAGGACGCGCTTGAGGAAACCGAAAACGAGATCTCGATGTCGCGGCGCTATTACAATGGTGCGGTCCGCAACCTCAATGTCTCGGTGGAATCCTTCCCTTCGGTGCTGATCGCCAATCAGTTTGGCTTCGTCAAGGCCGAGTATTTCGAGATCGAGGACGATGCGGACCGTGCGGTGCCGAAGGTGTCCTTCCAGTAATCCAAGACATTAAGGCGGACAGGACGATGAGGCTTTGGCTTGCTGCGATTCTGATATGCATCGCGCTGCTCGCGCCGCAGGCGGCTTCGGCGCGCGAGGAAATCCGCGCTTTCGTCGCCGATATCAAGGTGAACGTGGATTCATCGCTTGAGGTGACAGAGACCATCAGGGTCAATGCCGAGGGCAACGTCATAGGCCGTGGCATTTTTCGCGATATCCCGCTTCGCACGCTCGACGACAGGGGTCTGTGGTCGAGCAACGGCTTTGAACTTCTTGAGGTGCTCCACAACGGGCAGCCCTCACCCTACAACACCGAATGGCAGGGACGTTTCTTCAGGATTTACATCGGCGATGCGGATGTTTTCATTCCCCGTGGTGAACACACCTACACGATCCGTTACGCGACCACCCGGCAGCTTCGCTACTTTGAGGGCTATGACGAGCTCTACTGGAACGTCACCGGCAATTTCTGGACGTTCCCGATCCTGTCTGCTGCGGCAAACGTGGAATTGCCCGACGGCGCACGCGCCGAACAGCTTGCCGCCTATACAGGCGCGTTCGGGGCCGATGGCAGCGACTACCGGGCCGCCGGTGAAGGCCGATCCCGGGTTCGCTTCGACCTGACCAGGCCGCTCGGACCTGAAGAGGGCATGACGATTGCAGTCGGCTTCACCAAAGGCCTCGTCGTGCCTGATGCAGGCGGCAGCGCGGCGCTGCTGGGAGACAATATCGGCATTGTTGTGATGATCCTGGGATGGCTCGGCCTTCCGGTCTATCTTCTACATGCCTGGAACAAGGTCGGGCGCGACCCCCCGGCACCGCCGGTCATTCCGCTGTTCCATCCGCCGGAAAAACTATCGCCCGCCGCCCTTTCCTTTGCCCATTTCAATGGCTTCCGCTCCGGCAAGAAGGGCATTGATCTGCCTTTCATCGCTGCGTTGCTGTCGCTTGGAGTGAAGCGCTTCATGGTGATTGACGAAGACGCGCGCGGCACCGTTACAATTCAGCGCGGCCCTGCGGAGGCCTCGGGCTCGGCGGTCCTGCCCGGTGGCGAGAACGCGCTTTATTCGACACTGCTTGGCAAGCGTGATGAAATCACTCTCAACAAGAGCAATGGCCCGGTTCTGAAAAGCGCGCTGACAAAGCTGCGCCTTGCGATTTCGAGAGAGTATGAAGGCCGCTATTACAATTCCAACCTGGGCTGGCTTCTGCTTGGCGGCATCATCGCGATCCCGGCATTCATCATTGGCCTGATCCTCCAGGATCCGCCCGAAGATGGCTTGATGTATCTGCTGCCTGTTTTCTTCATGTCGCTTTTTGGAGGCATTCTTTGGGTTGCGGGACGATCGGTTTTCATGCAACCGGGCATCGGTAACAGGATCATGGGCGGCCTTCTGGCCTTGGTTGGCTCCGGTCTCTTGCTGATCGCGGTTCTGGTGGTCCTGGTTCCAGGTGATTTTCCGGTCTACCAGTTCGCCGGAGCGCTGCTGATCATCGGCATGGTGACATTCATCCTGATGGTCGGTCTCATCGGTGCGCCCACCGAGATCGGCGCCAAGGTGCTCAACGACATCAAGGGCTTCAAGCTCTATCTCGAAACCGCCGAGACCAACCGCCTCAACATGCGCGATGCGCCGGAAATGTCTGAAGAATTGTTCGAACGGTTTCTGCCCTACGCGGCGGGTCTGGGTGTCGAAAAACTCTGGTCGGAAGCCTGGGCGGCGCAACTCGCGCGCATCGCGCCGGATCGAGAGCCGGATTACCGGCCAAACTGGTACCATGGCAATTCCTGGTCGCCCGGCAATATAGGGGCCGCTGCGGCCTCGTCGGTTGCAGCCGTATCGGCTGCCATGGCGTCTTCCATGCCGCAACCCAAGAGCTCGTCCGGCTCGTCTGGCGGTGGTTCCTCCGGCGGTGGCGGCGGTGGTGGCGGTGGTGGAGGCTGGTAACAGGCCTTCCTGCGCTGAAAAGAGCACGGGCCTTAACTGCATGCTTTATTAGGAAGGCCTTGAAATTCCTTCGGGTCAGGATAGCTTCAGTACTGGTTCGAAAACTCCGAAGAGGAATTGCCAATGACCAAGGGTCAAGTCGCTGCCACCGTGCCCGTCCGCATCGAAGTCGAGGCTGACAAATCCTACTTCTGGTGCACCTGCGGCCAGTCGAGCAAACAACCGTTCTGTGATGGCAGCCACAGTGGCACGGAGTTCCAGCCGCTCAAATGGACCGCCGAGCAAAGCGGAGCCAAGTTCTTCTGCACCTGCAAGCAGACCGATGGACAGCCTTTCTGCGACGGCTCCCATTCGACTGTCTCCGGATAGGGGACAGCCTCGCCCCCGGGACTTGGGGGACAAACAAGAAGGCGAGAATCCCAGTCTGTTCAGAGCTTTGTGCTGTGATTGGAAACAAAAAGGCAGATCGACGCCTTTGGATCACACGGTCATTCTGACAATTATGTGAATTCGGAATCCCAATCCGGAAACGGTCGGCTGCGTAAACCCTCCTGTCGCCACCACACAAGGTGGCCCGCCGCTACGGCGTTACGAACCCAGGAGAATCTTGATGAAAAAGACCCTTCTTGCCGCCGCCATGGCGCTGACCCTTTCCGCACCCGCGGCCAACGCCGCCAACATCGTTGAGACAGCACAGGGCGCCGGCGTGTTCGGCACGCTCCTGGCCGCAGCCCAGGCTGCCGGTCTTGCCGATGCACTTGCCACCGGTCAAAATCTCACCGTCTTCGCGCCGACGGACGAAGCCTTTGCCAAGCTTCCGGCCGGCACGGTCGAAAACCTGCTCAAGCCCGAGAACAAGGACCAGCTGGTCGCGGTGTTGAGCTATCACGTGCTGCCGCGCGAACTGGTGTCAAATCAGCTCCCCGCCGGTCCGATCCACGTTCGCACCATCAAATCGGGTGGTGACCGTACGCTGGCTGTTGCCAAATCCGGCCACACGGTCACGGTCGACAACGCCACCGTGGTGCAGGCTGACATCAAGGCTGACAACGGCGTCATCCATGTGATCGACACGGTGATGTTGCCATCGAGTTGACAATAGCGGTTTGAGGGCGCGCATCAGCGCCACAAATGGCAATCGACGGATGACATTTCGGGCGGGGCTTGCTAAGTCCCGCCCGAAATCTGTTTTCAGGATGTCCCATGCCCGATCTTCTCATTGAACTCCGCTCCGAAGAGATTCCCGCACGCATGCAGCGCAAGGCTGCGGGCGATTTGCGCAAATCCGTGACCGACGCGCTGGTCGATGCCGGGCTGACCTATGAGGCTGCGCGCGAATATTGGACACCGCGCCGGCTGACACTCGATATCCGCGGGCTGACTGCGCGCTCCAAGGATGTGCATGAAGAGATCAAGGGCCCGTCCACCAAGGCACCCGAGCAGGCGCTGGCTGGCTTCATGCGCAAGGCGGGCCTCAACGATATCTCTGAAGCCCATGTGCACACGGATCCGAAGAAGGGCGATTTCTATGTCGCCCATATCTCCCGGCCCGGCCGTGACGCCGAAGTGATTATCGCCGATGTGATGCCCGGCATCATCCGCGGCTTTTCCTGGCCCAAATCGATGCGCTGGGGCGCGGCCTCGATGCCAAAGGGCTCGAGCTACCACGGCATAGAGGGCAAGGGCTCGGAATCGCTCAAATGGGTGCGTCCGCTGCAATCCATCATCTGCACCTTTGGTCCCGAAACCGAAGAGCCGACCGTCATTGCTTTCGAGATCGACGGGCTGGTTGCCGGCAACACCACATCGGGCCACCGCTTTCATGCGCCCGATCCCTTCACCGTGCGCCGCTTTGATGATTACGCCGACAAGCTCGAGCGTGCCCGCGTGGTGCTCGATGCCGAGCGGCGCAAGGAAATCATCCTGTCGGATGCACGCAATCTCGCCTTCGCCTCGGGTCTTGAACTGGTTGAGGACGAAGGGCTTCTCGATGAGGTCTCCGGCCTGGTCGAATGGCCGGTTGTGCTGATGGGCGAGTTCGAGGAGGATTTCCTCGCAATTCCCGACGACATCATCCGTCTCACCATCAAAACCAACCAGAAGTGCTTCGTGCTGCGCAGGCCCGGCCGCGGGCTGTCGAACAAGTTCATCCTGGTTTCCAACATCGAGGCCAGCGACGCCGGCAAGGAAATCGCCTACGGCAACGGCAAAGTGGTGCGCGCCCGTCTCTCGGACGCGCTCTATTTCTGGAACACAGACCAGGCCGACCTGCCGGATCTCGAAAAGCTCACCGCCTCGGCTGAGAAACTCGGCCTTGACATGAGCAAGCCGCTCGACCAGCGCATGGCGCGGCTCGACCAGTTGGGCGTCACCTTCCACGCCAAGCTCGGGACGCAAGGCGAGCGGGTGCAACGCATCGCGAAACTGGCCGCAGAGCTGGCGCCCATCGTCGGTGCCGATCCCGAGCATGCCACCCGCGCCGCCATGCTCGCCAAGGCCGATCTGACCACCGAGGTGGTCGGCGAGTTCCCCGAACTGCAGGGCGTCATGGGCCGCATCTATGCCGGCCTCCAGAACGAGAATGCCTCGGTCGCGCTGGCCGCCGAAGAGCACTACAAGCCGCAAGGCCCGTCCGATCAGGTGCCGACCGATCCGGTCTCGATTGCCGTGGCGCTCGCGGACAAGCTCGACACGCTGGTCGGCTTCTGGGCCATCGACGAAAAGCCCACGGGATCCAAGGACCCCTATGCGCTGCGGCGTGCGGCGCTGGGCGTGATCCGGATTTTGGTGGAGAATGGCGTTGATCTCCGCGTAGTAACTTCAAGTGGAGAGACGGCCAGCTTACTACGGTTTATTGGAACCTCGGTAGCCGACCACCTTGTTGGGCTTCAAATGCGCGGTCTTGCAAAAATCATTGCGGATTTGGAAAAGTTGGAAAGCAAAGGAGCTCTTCCTTCTGGATATCGCGATCAGTTCGCAAAAGACATGGTGAGCCGAAAAGCCGCCGAGAATTTCATCAATGAGACAGCGGATCTCTCATGGGCAGCAGCATCCGACCTCCTCTCCTTCTTCCACGACCGCCTGAAGGTCTATCTCCGCGATCAGGGCGCACGCCACGATCTGATCGACGCGGTGATTACCCCGCAGTCCGATGACCTGCTCGACATCACCCGCCGGGTCGCGGCGTTGGGCGCGTTTCTCGACACCGATGACGGCAAGAACCTGCTGGCCGGAACCAAGCGTGGCGCCAACATTCTGGCCGCCGAAGAGAAGAAGGGGACGGCTGTCGCCGAGACGATTGACCCCGCATTGTTCGAGCTGGATGCGGAGAGAAATCTTTTTAACGCGGTGACTCAATCTGTCAGCGCGGCCATCCAAGTCATTGAAAATGAAGACTATGCGGCAGCCATGTCAGCTCTTGCCACGCTGCGCGAACCTGTTGATTCATTTTTTGAAGCTGTGCTGGTCAATGCCGATGACGAGGCCGTGCGGGCCAACCGCCTGGCGCTGCTCGCCATGATCCGCCACGCCACCGGCGCGGTTGCGGATTTCTCCCGCATATCCGGCTGACCGGGAAACACGGCCCTCAAAATGCCCTGAGCCGGCAACCCCTGGAGGAGGGCGCCGGCTGAGTGCCTTCACCTTCGGTCCG
The DNA window shown above is from Hoeflea phototrophica DFL-43 and carries:
- a CDS encoding DUF2207 domain-containing protein, which produces MRLWLAAILICIALLAPQAASAREEIRAFVADIKVNVDSSLEVTETIRVNAEGNVIGRGIFRDIPLRTLDDRGLWSSNGFELLEVLHNGQPSPYNTEWQGRFFRIYIGDADVFIPRGEHTYTIRYATTRQLRYFEGYDELYWNVTGNFWTFPILSAAANVELPDGARAEQLAAYTGAFGADGSDYRAAGEGRSRVRFDLTRPLGPEEGMTIAVGFTKGLVVPDAGGSAALLGDNIGIVVMILGWLGLPVYLLHAWNKVGRDPPAPPVIPLFHPPEKLSPAALSFAHFNGFRSGKKGIDLPFIAALLSLGVKRFMVIDEDARGTVTIQRGPAEASGSAVLPGGENALYSTLLGKRDEITLNKSNGPVLKSALTKLRLAISREYEGRYYNSNLGWLLLGGIIAIPAFIIGLILQDPPEDGLMYLLPVFFMSLFGGILWVAGRSVFMQPGIGNRIMGGLLALVGSGLLLIAVLVVLVPGDFPVYQFAGALLIIGMVTFILMVGLIGAPTEIGAKVLNDIKGFKLYLETAETNRLNMRDAPEMSEELFERFLPYAAGLGVEKLWSEAWAAQLARIAPDREPDYRPNWYHGNSWSPGNIGAAAASSVAAVSAAMASSMPQPKSSSGSSGGGSSGGGGGGGGGGGW
- a CDS encoding YciI family protein, with translation MFLIMLRFSDNKAAAAEHMQAHNAWIAKGFEDGVFLLTGSIEPKQGGTVLAHNIARAELEMRVDEDPFVASNVVTAQIVEITPGRTDPRLDFLRA
- a CDS encoding sensor domain-containing diguanylate cyclase; translated protein: MKTFDATIFELAPVAMWIEDFSGVKKQFDKWRAEGVEDIRAFLKEDLTRVESCSREIKVLDVNSKTLELFEARDLAHLVENISVVFSEDMFESHINELAALWEGKTEFSSNAVNYSLSGRRMDIQLKGSVMPGHEETLGQILLTTEDVTAREDARRNENQSRRHAEGLFEYSPVSLWVEDFSQIKDLIEMVRDRGIVDFRVFMDVHPEFVRQCMSEIRVINVNQATLDLFGAPDVQTLLLRQSEIFRDEMEKPFREQLMDLWEGKLYHHREVVNYALDGSTRHILLHFAVLPGHEDDWSQVQVALTDITARKKAEAYLEYLGKHDVLTKLHNRAFFTDELNRLERKSSRPVSAILMDLNGLKEANDQLGHDAGDALLRRFGEVLNGVVSLPNHAARIGGDEFAILMPGADRKAAASMVETISELLHINNQFYSNTPISVAIGMATSHDGEKMEELVKRADMAMYEDKRLHHTGGSTMEQKAKGASALAS
- the glyS gene encoding glycine--tRNA ligase subunit beta; the protein is MPDLLIELRSEEIPARMQRKAAGDLRKSVTDALVDAGLTYEAAREYWTPRRLTLDIRGLTARSKDVHEEIKGPSTKAPEQALAGFMRKAGLNDISEAHVHTDPKKGDFYVAHISRPGRDAEVIIADVMPGIIRGFSWPKSMRWGAASMPKGSSYHGIEGKGSESLKWVRPLQSIICTFGPETEEPTVIAFEIDGLVAGNTTSGHRFHAPDPFTVRRFDDYADKLERARVVLDAERRKEIILSDARNLAFASGLELVEDEGLLDEVSGLVEWPVVLMGEFEEDFLAIPDDIIRLTIKTNQKCFVLRRPGRGLSNKFILVSNIEASDAGKEIAYGNGKVVRARLSDALYFWNTDQADLPDLEKLTASAEKLGLDMSKPLDQRMARLDQLGVTFHAKLGTQGERVQRIAKLAAELAPIVGADPEHATRAAMLAKADLTTEVVGEFPELQGVMGRIYAGLQNENASVALAAEEHYKPQGPSDQVPTDPVSIAVALADKLDTLVGFWAIDEKPTGSKDPYALRRAALGVIRILVENGVDLRVVTSSGETASLLRFIGTSVADHLVGLQMRGLAKIIADLEKLESKGALPSGYRDQFAKDMVSRKAAENFINETADLSWAAASDLLSFFHDRLKVYLRDQGARHDLIDAVITPQSDDLLDITRRVAALGAFLDTDDGKNLLAGTKRGANILAAEEKKGTAVAETIDPALFELDAERNLFNAVTQSVSAAIQVIENEDYAAAMSALATLREPVDSFFEAVLVNADDEAVRANRLALLAMIRHATGAVADFSRISG
- a CDS encoding fasciclin domain-containing protein, giving the protein MKKTLLAAAMALTLSAPAANAANIVETAQGAGVFGTLLAAAQAAGLADALATGQNLTVFAPTDEAFAKLPAGTVENLLKPENKDQLVAVLSYHVLPRELVSNQLPAGPIHVRTIKSGGDRTLAVAKSGHTVTVDNATVVQADIKADNGVIHVIDTVMLPSS
- a CDS encoding glycine--tRNA ligase subunit alpha, which gives rise to MTETLPDHMKPTRSFQGLILALHRYWADYGCVVLQPYDMEVGAGTFHPATTLRALGPKPWNAAYVQPSRRPKDGRYGENPNRLQHYYQYQVILKPNPSNLQELYLGSLAAIGIDPLLHDIRFVEDDWESPTLGAWGLGWECWCDGMEVSQFTYFQQVCGIECAPVAGELTYGLERLAMYVQGVDNVYDLNFNGREGAEKVTYGDVFLQAEQEYSRYNFEIADTAVLLKHFEDAEKECEAILKSGAPSEPGSLHKCVLPAYDQCIKASHVFNLLDARGVISVTERQGYILRVRNLSRQCGEAFLLTDAGGHGFLQAAE
- a CDS encoding TetR/AcrR family transcriptional regulator → MKADETRRKIVIAADQLFYEQGFEKASFADIARVVEISRGNFYYHFKTKDDVLAAVIEHRLDERKAMLRHWEQQEDNPANRIKSFINILIANQTKIMAFGCPVGTLCSELAKLDHALKPEAAGLFTLFAEWLEEQFVELGHSGQASDLAMHLLMRSQGVASLANTFQDGDFVRREVEAMYQWLDNQLSTHRPN
- a CDS encoding CDGSH iron-sulfur domain-containing protein, with the translated sequence MTKGQVAATVPVRIEVEADKSYFWCTCGQSSKQPFCDGSHSGTEFQPLKWTAEQSGAKFFCTCKQTDGQPFCDGSHSTVSG
- a CDS encoding LemA family protein — its product is MGTWIILAVLAGIVLYGISLYNTLVKNRQMAGEGWSGIDVQLKRRADLIPNLLEAVKGYMSHEKELLEEVTRLRGQAVAGSSGSPEQRATLEGALSGALGRLMAVAESYPDLKANENFKEFQDALEETENEISMSRRYYNGAVRNLNVSVESFPSVLIANQFGFVKAEYFEIEDDADRAVPKVSFQ